One part of the Cellvibrionales bacterium genome encodes these proteins:
- a CDS encoding efflux RND transporter permease subunit, which translates to MSHFFISRPVFAWVLAIVVMLAGILALTQLPVAIYPRLAPPSVSISASYPGASAKTLEDSVTQVIEQQMNGIDHLEYISSNSSDSGRASITLTFSQGTDPDIAQVQVQNKLQLAMRMLPPEVQQQGLQVAKASRSFLMVMTVSSADGSMNSVDLGDFIASNLQDPISRVNGVGLVNLLGTQYAMRIWMQPEKLQAFNLTPVDLMQAIKAQNVQVAAGQLGGGPTVEGQRLNVTIMAQSRLQTVEQFSGIILRVNTDGSQVRLKDVARIERGADSYSVIGSYNRSPASALAITPTPGANALETAEGVRKKIAELAPYFPQGIEVNYPYDMIPFIRISIEEVVKTLLEAIVLVFLVIFVFLQNWRATLVPTIAIPVVVLGTFAVMEVAGFSVNLLTMFGLVLAMGLLVDDAIVVVESVERIMSEEKLSPKEATYKAMSQISGALIGIGLVLVAVLIPMAFLSGSSGAIYRQFTLTMVAAMVLSVLTALILTPSLCATFLKPVSHNTESTSGFYGWFNRVFQSASEKYRNSVARWVKHVRLVFFAYAAIVAVVVYLFVSLPTSFVPEEDQGSFVNVISLPVGSSREQTVAVLEKVRDYYLDQEKDSVQSVFYVAGFSWAGSGQNMGQMFTRLKPWSERKDKEKSVQAVIQRATSYFRNIREANVFAINPSPVQELGNSTGFDMQLQDRAGHGHLALMDARNQLIEMASKKTSDVMRVRANGLDDTPVYQLDINQERASVLGLDLSDVYSTMTAAFGSSYVNDFIDRGRVKRVYVMGEAASRMQPNDLNKWYVRNRAGEMVPFSAFASGHWAYGSPKLERHNGVPSVQIQGTAALGKSSGDAMKTMEELVAQLPSGFGFEWTGLSREEKQAGKQAPLLYAISILAVFLCLAALYESWLIPFSVILVVPLGVLGALIAAKLFGLSNDVYFQVGLLTTVGLASKNAILIVEFAREQYERGVSLLDAVLEASHLRLRPIIMTSMAFLFGVLPLALSTGAGAASRNAIGIGVSGGLLASTFLVIFFVPVFFVVVVGKLGKKKPAVDM; encoded by the coding sequence ATGAGCCATTTTTTTATTAGTAGACCCGTTTTTGCTTGGGTATTGGCGATTGTTGTGATGCTGGCGGGTATTTTGGCGTTGACGCAATTGCCTGTTGCTATCTACCCGCGTTTGGCGCCGCCATCGGTTTCTATTTCTGCTAGCTATCCTGGGGCATCAGCCAAAACATTGGAAGACAGTGTGACGCAGGTGATTGAGCAGCAGATGAATGGCATTGATCATTTGGAATATATTTCATCGAATAGCAGCGATTCTGGTCGAGCGAGTATCACGCTAACTTTTTCTCAAGGAACCGATCCGGATATAGCTCAAGTGCAAGTGCAAAATAAATTGCAGTTGGCGATGCGTATGTTGCCTCCTGAAGTGCAACAGCAAGGATTGCAGGTGGCAAAAGCCAGCAGAAGCTTTTTGATGGTGATGACTGTTTCGTCTGCGGATGGCAGCATGAACAGCGTAGATCTCGGTGATTTTATTGCATCGAATTTGCAAGATCCTATATCTCGTGTGAATGGCGTAGGTTTGGTTAATTTGCTCGGTACGCAATATGCCATGCGTATTTGGATGCAGCCTGAAAAATTACAGGCATTTAATTTGACGCCAGTTGATTTGATGCAAGCGATAAAAGCACAAAACGTACAAGTTGCAGCTGGTCAGTTGGGTGGGGGGCCGACAGTGGAAGGCCAGAGACTGAATGTTACCATCATGGCGCAAAGTCGTTTGCAAACTGTCGAGCAATTTAGTGGCATTATTTTGCGAGTCAATACAGATGGATCGCAGGTACGCTTAAAAGATGTGGCGCGCATTGAGCGCGGTGCGGATAGCTACAGTGTTATCGGTTCATATAATCGTTCGCCAGCTTCCGCTTTAGCTATTACTCCTACACCAGGCGCTAACGCCCTGGAAACAGCTGAGGGAGTGAGAAAAAAAATAGCTGAACTTGCGCCTTATTTTCCACAAGGCATAGAAGTGAATTATCCCTATGACATGATTCCTTTTATAAGGATTTCTATTGAAGAAGTGGTCAAAACACTGCTAGAAGCAATTGTGCTGGTGTTCCTTGTTATTTTTGTATTCTTGCAAAATTGGCGTGCCACTTTAGTGCCGACTATAGCGATTCCTGTTGTGGTGCTGGGTACTTTTGCTGTTATGGAGGTGGCCGGTTTTTCGGTCAATTTGCTGACCATGTTTGGTCTTGTGTTGGCAATGGGGTTGTTGGTGGATGATGCGATCGTAGTTGTTGAAAGTGTTGAGCGCATCATGAGTGAAGAAAAGTTGTCACCGAAAGAGGCAACCTATAAAGCGATGTCTCAAATTTCTGGAGCATTAATAGGGATAGGTTTGGTTTTGGTTGCGGTACTTATTCCTATGGCATTCTTAAGTGGGTCTAGTGGTGCCATTTATCGTCAATTTACTTTGACGATGGTTGCTGCAATGGTGTTGTCTGTATTAACAGCGTTGATTCTTACGCCGTCTCTGTGTGCCACTTTCTTAAAGCCTGTTTCGCATAATACAGAGAGTACAAGCGGATTTTATGGCTGGTTTAATCGAGTATTTCAAAGCGCGTCAGAAAAATACCGCAACAGCGTAGCCAGGTGGGTAAAGCATGTTCGCCTAGTGTTTTTTGCGTATGCTGCAATTGTTGCAGTTGTTGTGTATTTGTTTGTGAGTTTGCCTACATCGTTTGTGCCGGAGGAAGATCAAGGGTCTTTTGTCAATGTGATTTCTTTACCTGTTGGATCCTCGCGTGAGCAAACTGTGGCTGTTTTGGAAAAAGTTCGCGATTATTATTTAGATCAAGAAAAGGATAGCGTGCAGTCTGTGTTTTATGTTGCTGGATTCAGTTGGGCCGGTTCTGGTCAGAATATGGGGCAAATGTTTACGCGGCTAAAGCCATGGAGTGAAAGGAAAGATAAAGAGAAATCTGTGCAAGCAGTGATTCAGCGCGCTACAAGTTATTTTCGAAATATTCGTGAAGCCAATGTTTTTGCAATTAATCCTTCGCCAGTTCAGGAGTTGGGTAACTCCACAGGGTTTGATATGCAATTACAAGATCGCGCCGGTCATGGACATCTGGCGTTGATGGATGCTCGCAATCAGCTTATTGAAATGGCGTCGAAAAAAACAAGCGATGTTATGCGTGTGCGAGCTAATGGCTTGGATGACACGCCGGTATATCAATTGGATATCAATCAAGAGCGCGCCAGCGTATTGGGGCTCGATTTGTCGGATGTTTACAGCACAATGACAGCAGCGTTTGGTTCTTCATATGTGAATGATTTTATTGATCGCGGCCGTGTGAAGCGTGTGTATGTGATGGGAGAGGCAGCATCCCGTATGCAGCCGAATGATTTGAATAAATGGTATGTGCGCAATCGTGCAGGAGAAATGGTGCCGTTTTCTGCTTTTGCCAGCGGTCATTGGGCGTATGGCTCACCAAAACTGGAGCGGCACAATGGCGTACCATCTGTACAGATACAAGGCACTGCGGCATTAGGAAAAAGTTCAGGTGATGCAATGAAAACAATGGAAGAGTTGGTTGCGCAATTGCCTAGCGGGTTTGGTTTTGAATGGACAGGATTGTCGCGTGAAGAAAAACAAGCGGGTAAGCAGGCGCCATTGTTGTATGCAATTTCTATCTTGGCGGTATTTTTATGCTTGGCGGCACTGTATGAAAGTTGGCTGATTCCTTTTTCCGTTATTTTGGTTGTGCCGTTGGGCGTGCTGGGAGCTTTGATTGCAGCCAAACTGTTTGGTTTATCCAATGATGTGTATTTTCAGGTTGGATTATTAACAACGGTGGGCTTGGCTTCTAAGAACGCAATTCTCATCGTAGAGTTTGCGCGTGAGCAATATGAGCGCGGTGTGTCATTGCTGGATGCTGTGTTAGAGGCTTCGCATTTGCGTTTGCGTCCTATCATCATGACATCCATGGCCTTTTTGTTTGGTGTGTTACCGCTAGCGTTGTCGACTGGAGCTGGAGCAGCCAGTCGTAATGCCATTGGTATTGGTGTTTCCGGTGGATTGCTGGCGTCAACTTTTTTGGTGATCTTTTTTGTGCCGGTATTTTTTGTGGTAGTAGTGGGTAAGTTGGGGAAAAAGAAACCAGCCGTTGATATGTGA
- a CDS encoding PAS domain S-box protein, with amino-acid sequence MSSVAIMVLGVTIFVLFMSVTEQNKRIMISYAEHQASMLQSVMALVPEQTRLNAEPPSLVLEHIRQTLARNPVITDSGEMLFAYREGNAIHFVSPFRFDTQAAQVMADDDARVQAMRLALDGHAGVIFTKDYRSVDVLAAFVPVENMNLGVVVKIDAAEVRQPFIYIALYASLATLCIIVVGSLLLNKITKPLLDTLEENESKYRSLFDNANEGLMVISDRIEECNDQVVRLLGYDKSEIIGRRIADFAPRHREDEGELVDVTRNRFELAAQGKPQYFIWRSLRKDDTEIDLDVMLKMVRIGSRKVILTTLLDITDRRLAEIELRRKEKEVADAREHLAHMARLSTMGEMAAGIAHEINQPLTAISAYAQGSVRLLENGQADVQTLREPLEKIATQAVRAGEVIRRLRSFINKSASELELINANELVSEVVQLAEVDAHRHGIPVYLHLAEQVPAVRVDTVQIQQVILNLIRNALEAMDETPRERARVDVYTQRESDGKVSVRVVDTGSGLSEDALKQVFAPFFTTKAAGMGMGLSISETIVTAHGGHLSVSNNANGMGATFTLLLTAQNA; translated from the coding sequence ATGTCCAGCGTCGCTATCATGGTGTTGGGTGTTACCATTTTTGTTTTGTTCATGTCGGTTACCGAACAAAATAAACGCATTATGATCAGTTATGCCGAGCATCAAGCCAGTATGTTGCAGTCGGTGATGGCGTTGGTGCCAGAGCAGACGCGATTAAATGCCGAACCTCCTAGCTTGGTGCTAGAGCATATTCGTCAGACTTTGGCGCGCAATCCGGTGATTACTGACAGCGGCGAGATGTTGTTTGCCTACCGTGAGGGCAATGCGATTCATTTTGTGTCGCCTTTTCGTTTTGATACTCAAGCGGCGCAGGTGATGGCAGATGATGATGCGCGCGTACAGGCAATGCGGTTAGCACTGGATGGTCATGCGGGTGTAATTTTTACAAAAGATTATCGGAGTGTTGATGTGCTGGCGGCATTTGTTCCCGTTGAAAACATGAATCTTGGTGTGGTGGTAAAAATAGATGCCGCAGAAGTGCGTCAGCCTTTTATCTATATTGCACTGTATGCCTCGTTGGCAACGCTGTGCATTATTGTTGTTGGCAGTTTGCTGCTGAACAAAATTACAAAGCCTTTGCTGGATACTTTAGAAGAAAATGAATCTAAGTATCGATCGCTATTTGATAATGCCAATGAAGGCTTAATGGTTATTAGTGATCGCATTGAAGAGTGCAACGATCAAGTGGTTCGCTTACTGGGTTACGATAAGAGTGAAATTATTGGTCGGCGTATTGCAGATTTTGCACCGAGACATCGTGAAGATGAAGGAGAGTTAGTTGATGTAACGCGCAATCGTTTTGAGTTGGCAGCACAAGGGAAGCCGCAATATTTTATTTGGCGCAGCCTGCGCAAAGATGATACGGAAATTGATCTGGATGTCATGTTGAAAATGGTGCGCATTGGCAGCCGCAAGGTGATACTAACAACGCTGTTGGATATTACCGATCGCCGTTTGGCGGAAATTGAACTGCGCAGAAAAGAAAAAGAAGTGGCCGATGCCAGAGAGCATTTAGCGCACATGGCGCGACTGTCTACGATGGGGGAAATGGCGGCCGGCATTGCACATGAAATTAATCAGCCGCTGACGGCTATTTCTGCCTATGCGCAGGGTTCGGTGCGCCTGTTGGAGAATGGGCAGGCTGATGTACAAACCTTGCGTGAGCCATTGGAAAAAATTGCGACGCAAGCAGTGCGCGCCGGTGAAGTAATTCGTCGTTTGCGCAGTTTTATTAATAAAAGCGCATCGGAATTGGAGTTGATCAATGCCAATGAGCTGGTGTCGGAAGTGGTGCAGCTAGCTGAAGTGGATGCACACCGGCATGGCATTCCTGTTTATCTGCATTTGGCAGAACAGGTTCCTGCTGTGCGCGTTGATACCGTGCAAATTCAACAAGTGATCCTGAATTTAATTCGCAATGCGTTGGAAGCAATGGATGAAACGCCGCGCGAGCGAGCGCGAGTAGATGTTTATACGCAGCGGGAAAGTGACGGCAAGGTGAGCGTTCGTGTGGTTGATACCGGCTCTGGTTTAAGTGAAGATGCGCTGAAGCAGGTGTTTGCACCTTTCTTCACCACGAAAGCAGCGGGAATGGGGATGGGGTTGTCAATCAGTGAAACGATTGTGACTGCGCATGGAGGTCATCTGTCTGTGAGTAATAATGCAAACGGTATGGGCGCAACCTTTACCTTATTATTGACTGCGCAAAACGCATAG
- a CDS encoding response regulator transcription factor yields the protein MSVLPEATVFVVDDDDAVRESLAFLLKSVGLKVESFPSAQDFLKSYNPARAGCLVLDIRMPGMSGLELQEKLKQMESMLPIIFITGHGDVPMAVKAIKAGAADFVQKPFRDQELIDRIREVLEEDASARVEKLQKAEILKCIDSLTEREREVMEQVVDGKANKVVAIDLNVSQRTVEIHRANVMDKMKARSLAQLVRLVMKARGEL from the coding sequence ATGTCAGTCTTACCTGAAGCTACGGTTTTTGTTGTTGATGATGATGATGCTGTGCGTGAATCGCTGGCGTTTCTGCTGAAATCCGTCGGGCTAAAAGTAGAAAGTTTTCCATCGGCACAGGATTTTTTGAAAAGTTATAACCCTGCACGAGCGGGTTGTTTGGTATTGGATATTCGTATGCCGGGTATGAGCGGCTTGGAATTGCAAGAAAAGCTCAAACAAATGGAATCCATGCTGCCTATTATCTTTATCACTGGTCATGGCGATGTGCCGATGGCAGTGAAAGCAATAAAGGCTGGCGCAGCGGATTTTGTACAAAAGCCGTTTCGCGATCAGGAGTTGATCGACCGCATTCGTGAAGTGTTGGAAGAGGATGCCAGTGCTCGCGTTGAAAAATTACAGAAAGCTGAAATTTTGAAGTGCATTGATTCACTGACGGAGCGTGAGCGTGAAGTGATGGAGCAAGTGGTGGATGGCAAGGCCAATAAAGTGGTCGCTATTGATCTCAATGTTTCACAGCGCACGGTAGAAATTCATCGAGCGAATGTGATGGATAAAATGAAAGCTCGCTCGCTCGCACAATTGGTGCGCTTGGTGATGAAAGCTAGGGGCGAGCTGTAA
- a CDS encoding malate dehydrogenase, with product MKQPVRVTVTGAAGQISYSLLFRIASGSMLGPDQPVILQMLEITPALEALKGVAMELDDCAFPLLAGMVCTDDPMVAFKDTDYALLVGARPRGPGMERKDLLEANAAIFSVQGKAIDAVAKKSIKVLVVGNPANTNSLIAQRNAPSINPRQFTAMTRLDHNRAMAQLAGKTGKTVNDVKKITIWGNHSATQYPDISNALVDGKAAEGLVDRAWYENDYIPTVQQRGAAIIKARGASSAASAANAAADHMRTWALGTAEGDWVSMGVYSDGSYGIEKGLIYSFPCVCKNGDWEIVQGLEISDFSRAKMKATEQELCEERDGVKHLLPN from the coding sequence GTGAAACAGCCTGTTCGTGTCACCGTGACCGGCGCCGCCGGCCAGATCAGCTATTCCCTGTTGTTCCGCATCGCTTCTGGTTCCATGCTCGGCCCAGATCAGCCCGTTATTTTGCAAATGCTGGAAATCACACCGGCGCTGGAAGCGCTGAAAGGTGTGGCGATGGAATTGGATGACTGCGCATTCCCGCTGCTGGCAGGCATGGTCTGCACCGATGACCCAATGGTGGCCTTCAAAGACACAGATTACGCACTGCTGGTTGGCGCGCGCCCTCGTGGCCCTGGTATGGAACGCAAAGATTTGTTGGAAGCCAACGCGGCCATTTTCTCCGTGCAAGGCAAAGCGATTGATGCGGTTGCCAAAAAATCGATCAAGGTATTGGTGGTAGGCAACCCTGCCAACACTAACTCGCTGATTGCACAGCGCAACGCACCGTCCATCAATCCGCGCCAATTCACCGCCATGACGCGCTTGGATCACAACCGCGCCATGGCACAGCTCGCTGGCAAAACCGGCAAGACCGTCAACGATGTGAAGAAAATCACTATCTGGGGCAACCACAGTGCTACGCAATATCCAGACATCTCCAACGCGTTGGTGGATGGCAAAGCAGCGGAAGGTTTGGTAGATCGCGCTTGGTACGAAAACGATTACATTCCTACTGTGCAACAGCGCGGCGCGGCCATCATCAAAGCACGCGGTGCTTCTTCTGCGGCATCAGCAGCCAATGCGGCGGCTGATCACATGCGCACTTGGGCTCTGGGTACAGCGGAAGGCGATTGGGTATCTATGGGTGTGTACTCTGACGGTTCTTACGGCATTGAAAAAGGCTTGATCTACTCTTTCCCTTGCGTGTGCAAAAACGGCGATTGGGAAATTGTACAAGGGCTGGAAATTTCTGATTTCTCGCGCGCCAAAATGAAAGCGACTGAGCAGGAACTCTGCGAAGAGCGCGATGGCGTTAAACACTTGCTCCCTAACTGA
- a CDS encoding ABC transporter ATP-binding protein, which translates to MTDLLRITQLHKHFGKTPVLQDINLSVTKGEVLGLAGESGSGKSTLALCIAGLHAYGSGEILCNGTPLSVQRAAQNFRQQAQHIQMVFQDPLSSINPRMTIADTLLEPLRLNKIGTADEQRAEAEHWMERIGLRVNDLQRYPHSFSGGQLQRIGIARALISKPQLLICDEPVSALDVTTQAQILELLSNLRRELGLTLLFISHDLATMRQFCDRIAVMQAGKIVEQGKVVEVLENPQHPYTKKLVRSSPLLNDALVLQA; encoded by the coding sequence ATGACTGACCTGCTGCGCATCACCCAACTCCACAAACACTTCGGCAAGACACCCGTGCTGCAAGACATCAACCTGTCAGTAACCAAGGGGGAAGTGCTGGGTTTGGCGGGAGAATCCGGCTCTGGCAAATCCACGCTCGCACTGTGTATTGCCGGTTTGCACGCTTATGGCAGCGGCGAGATTCTGTGCAATGGCACCCCGTTATCGGTGCAACGCGCAGCGCAGAATTTTCGCCAGCAAGCGCAGCATATACAGATGGTGTTTCAAGACCCACTCTCCTCCATCAATCCACGCATGACCATTGCCGACACACTGCTGGAACCTTTGCGTTTGAACAAGATAGGCACAGCGGATGAACAACGCGCAGAAGCGGAACATTGGATGGAGCGTATCGGTTTGCGTGTGAATGATTTGCAACGCTATCCGCACAGTTTTTCTGGCGGGCAGTTGCAGCGTATTGGCATTGCGCGCGCACTTATCAGCAAACCGCAATTATTGATTTGTGATGAACCAGTGTCTGCGTTGGATGTGACTACGCAAGCGCAAATTCTTGAACTGCTTTCCAACTTGCGCAGAGAATTGGGATTGACGCTGCTATTTATCAGCCACGATCTCGCTACCATGCGGCAGTTTTGTGATCGCATCGCGGTGATGCAAGCAGGGAAAATTGTTGAACAGGGAAAAGTCGTTGAGGTGCTGGAAAATCCACAACATCCTTATACGAAAAAATTGGTGCGCAGCAGTCCATTATTAAACGACGCCCTCGTTCTTCAGGCATAA
- a CDS encoding CopG family transcriptional regulator: protein MGQVTIYLEDALETKMAADAKARNLSKSKWVAAIIREKLSNEWPHEVRETAGSWKDFPSQEEIRDNAAQDSQREGL from the coding sequence ATGGGACAAGTGACAATCTACCTCGAAGATGCGTTGGAAACCAAGATGGCGGCGGATGCCAAAGCGCGCAACCTGTCCAAAAGTAAGTGGGTGGCGGCCATCATCCGTGAAAAATTGAGCAACGAATGGCCGCATGAAGTGCGCGAAACAGCGGGAAGCTGGAAAGATTTTCCCTCGCAGGAGGAAATACGCGATAACGCGGCACAAGATAGCCAAAGGGAAGGCTTGTGA
- a CDS encoding type II toxin-antitoxin system VapC family toxin: MMWVLDTNTLIYFFKGMGRVPEKLLGTAPSDIAIPAIVLYELEVGIAKSSAPHKRRQQLNALTAAAQVLPFGLSEAEAAAVIRTRLEKNGQPIGAYDVLIAATAMAKKATLVTHNTREFERIKGLVLEDWF, from the coding sequence GTGATGTGGGTGCTGGACACAAACACCCTGATTTACTTCTTCAAAGGCATGGGGCGCGTGCCAGAGAAACTGCTCGGCACTGCACCGAGCGATATCGCTATTCCCGCTATCGTGCTGTACGAGTTGGAAGTGGGCATTGCCAAATCCAGCGCGCCGCACAAACGCCGCCAGCAGCTCAACGCGCTCACAGCAGCCGCGCAAGTGTTGCCCTTTGGGTTGTCTGAAGCAGAGGCGGCGGCAGTTATTCGTACGCGTCTCGAAAAAAACGGCCAGCCCATCGGTGCTTACGATGTTTTGATTGCTGCCACTGCAATGGCGAAAAAGGCAACATTGGTCACGCACAATACGCGCGAGTTTGAGCGGATCAAAGGTTTAGTACTTGAGGATTGGTTTTAG
- a CDS encoding ABC transporter ATP-binding protein, with protein MSLLHIENLQVSIPTAKGMVHPVRKVSLQLQQGEMLALVGESGSGKSITAQVIMGLLPNNASVSGKTLHFERKKIAMIFQNPMATFNPVLTIGYQIAEPLRVLHGYSKKAAEAEAIQLLERMQIRDAAQKMQRYAHEFSGGMLQRAAIAMALACKPQLLIADEPTTALDVSTQAEVMQLLAELRREKNLGILFITHDLALVAQQAERVAVMYRGEIVETGITRTVLTQPQHVYTKTLLAALPVALTKYSIS; from the coding sequence ATGAGCTTGCTGCACATTGAAAACTTGCAGGTGAGCATTCCCACTGCGAAAGGCATGGTGCATCCGGTGCGCAAAGTGAGCCTGCAGTTGCAACAAGGCGAAATGCTGGCGCTGGTGGGAGAATCTGGCAGCGGCAAAAGCATCACCGCGCAAGTCATTATGGGGCTGTTACCGAACAATGCATCGGTATCTGGGAAAACCCTGCACTTTGAGCGAAAAAAAATTGCCATGATTTTTCAAAATCCGATGGCGACTTTTAATCCCGTTTTAACCATTGGTTACCAAATTGCCGAGCCACTGCGCGTACTGCACGGTTACAGTAAAAAAGCTGCCGAAGCCGAAGCCATACAACTTTTAGAAAGAATGCAGATACGCGATGCCGCACAAAAAATGCAGCGTTATGCACACGAGTTTTCTGGCGGCATGTTGCAGCGCGCCGCCATTGCCATGGCACTGGCTTGCAAACCGCAACTCTTGATTGCCGATGAACCTACTACCGCGCTGGATGTTTCCACCCAAGCCGAAGTGATGCAACTGCTTGCTGAACTGCGCCGCGAAAAAAATCTCGGTATTTTATTTATCACGCATGATTTGGCATTAGTGGCGCAACAAGCTGAGCGCGTGGCGGTGATGTATCGCGGTGAGATTGTCGAAACCGGCATCACACGCACAGTTTTAACGCAGCCGCAGCATGTTTATACAAAAACTTTGTTGGCTGCATTGCCAGTCGCACTAACAAAATACAGCATTAGCTAA
- a CDS encoding ABC transporter permease, which yields MSDTANTHSSLWRDVQRDVMHNPAAMIGFSFLLLIFLFCTLGKLVWRVDANAIDLTQISQAPNRGVLTTVIDTQNALHPPSNSPVTQFQSLSGASTEKVSLAWPVHDIKNYRLYRHILPPSGMKDLGLPLADITATAADTVLHYDDTLLLENRRYYYSLQTLSDKSHYQTIAVDVAHATPLAQLQQSGLLSKNEPTPERLLLPAHPFGTDKLGRDMLARLMEGGRTSLFIGFTAPLLYVLFGALYGAIAGYRGGRTDTLMMAFADFMIALPFLLFVILLRIAFGIGPGDSGITALIVALLLLSWPNTARLVRTQVLQLRKMAYVDAARLQGASGFYIVCKHMLPNVLPSILVTLSFAIPSAIFTEAFFIVYRFRCYTTRYFVGGNVQ from the coding sequence ATGAGTGATACAGCGAACACACACAGCAGTTTGTGGCGCGATGTGCAGCGCGATGTTATGCACAACCCTGCGGCGATGATTGGTTTTTCGTTTTTACTGCTGATTTTTTTATTTTGCACACTGGGAAAATTGGTATGGCGAGTAGATGCCAATGCGATTGATTTAACGCAAATCTCGCAAGCACCTAATCGTGGCGTACTCACTACCGTGATCGACACACAAAACGCATTACATCCACCATCCAACAGCCCCGTCACGCAATTTCAAAGTTTATCCGGTGCGAGTACAGAAAAAGTTTCACTGGCTTGGCCTGTGCATGACATAAAAAACTATCGGTTATACCGCCATATTTTGCCGCCGTCTGGCATGAAAGATCTCGGCTTGCCGTTAGCGGATATCACCGCAACTGCTGCTGATACTGTTTTGCACTATGACGATACGCTTCTGCTAGAAAATCGTCGTTACTACTATTCACTGCAAACCTTGAGCGATAAAAGTCATTATCAAACGATTGCAGTGGATGTCGCGCACGCCACGCCGCTCGCGCAATTACAGCAATCGGGTTTGTTATCAAAAAATGAACCCACACCAGAAAGATTATTACTGCCCGCGCATCCTTTCGGTACCGATAAATTAGGTCGCGATATGTTGGCGCGTTTGATGGAAGGCGGTCGCACCTCACTATTTATCGGCTTCACCGCGCCACTGCTCTATGTGTTGTTCGGCGCGCTGTACGGCGCTATAGCCGGTTATCGCGGCGGGCGCACCGATACGCTGATGATGGCCTTTGCTGATTTTATGATCGCGCTGCCATTTTTATTGTTTGTGATTTTGTTGCGCATTGCCTTTGGTATCGGCCCTGGCGACAGCGGCATCACGGCCTTAATTGTCGCACTGCTGTTATTGAGTTGGCCAAATACCGCGCGCTTGGTGCGCACCCAGGTGTTGCAACTGCGAAAAATGGCCTATGTGGATGCCGCGCGCTTACAAGGCGCGTCCGGTTTTTATATTGTGTGCAAACACATGCTGCCCAATGTGCTGCCTAGCATTTTGGTCACGCTCAGCTTTGCTATTCCCTCTGCTATTTTTACCGAAGCGTTTTTTATCGTTTATCGGTTTAGGTGTTACACCACCCGCTACTTCGTGGGGGGCAATGTGCAATGA
- a CDS encoding ABC transporter permease, translating to MLHYTLKRIATGLLTIWFIATATFFAMHMVPGDPLADEKAIPTEIRAALLEKYGLNKPLAQQYLLFFNNMLHGDFGISFTQQNRSVNDIIREHFPISAALGCLALLFALAGAVLWGALAARFHRRWPDYVLMGAVVAGISVPSFVFAALAQVAVLRLNQSLGTQLPLAGWGSIAQMLLPAWVLGLGTMAYMARLMRSSLLDVKNAAYIRTARAKQLSATRIFWIHSLRNAMLPVLALLGPAIAAITTGGFVVETVFAIPGLGRYFVQAVQQLDYTVIMGTTVFYGSFLVLMVLVVDLFTALLDPRIRLQDARA from the coding sequence ATGCTGCACTACACGCTAAAACGCATCGCCACCGGTTTACTCACAATATGGTTTATCGCCACTGCCACTTTTTTTGCCATGCACATGGTGCCGGGCGATCCTCTAGCGGATGAAAAAGCGATCCCCACCGAAATTCGCGCTGCACTGTTGGAAAAATACGGACTCAACAAACCACTGGCGCAGCAATACCTTTTATTTTTTAACAATATGCTGCACGGCGATTTTGGCATTTCTTTTACGCAACAAAATCGCTCCGTGAATGACATCATCCGTGAGCATTTTCCTATCTCTGCTGCACTCGGTTGTTTGGCCTTGTTATTTGCTCTGGCTGGTGCAGTGCTGTGGGGCGCACTCGCTGCGCGCTTTCACCGACGCTGGCCCGATTATGTGTTGATGGGCGCGGTAGTGGCCGGTATTTCCGTACCGAGTTTTGTGTTTGCCGCACTCGCGCAAGTGGCTGTGTTGCGGCTCAATCAATCACTAGGCACACAGTTGCCGCTCGCCGGTTGGGGATCCATCGCACAAATGTTGTTGCCCGCTTGGGTATTGGGGCTGGGCACGATGGCTTACATGGCGCGTTTGATGCGTTCATCCTTGCTGGATGTGAAAAACGCCGCTTACATTCGCACCGCGCGCGCTAAACAATTATCAGCCACGCGAATTTTTTGGATACACAGTTTGCGCAACGCCATGCTGCCCGTTTTGGCTTTGTTAGGGCCAGCGATTGCTGCGATTACCACCGGCGGTTTTGTGGTGGAAACCGTATTCGCCATCCCCGGCCTCGGTCGCTATTTTGTGCAAGCCGTGCAACAACTCGATTACACCGTGATTATGGGCACCACCGTTTTTTACGGCAGTTTTTTAGTGCTGATGGTTTTGGTGGTGGATTTATTCACCGCGCTACTCGACCCACGCATTCGCCTACAGGATGCGCGCGCATGA